A single window of Leptospira kanakyensis DNA harbors:
- a CDS encoding class I SAM-dependent methyltransferase produces the protein MKGFLNKKNFGLGKNGKQFDGSYWSDIYGNGLDVDGSYNAKQHAEYLKALFQLMEIPVYKMADFGFGKAILLREMVKTFSPVKVYAVDASKEAYEDLKKKDWVKRSDKFHLYHESLETFKLPKLEKEPVELGICNSVIQYLPDSMIPGVLEKMAKYCNYLYFTVPTNEDYAVMKEEMSFSDPYAFSRSKKKYQKWISRDFEIVGYNLLQSKWLGEKGFKEDFFRI, from the coding sequence GTGAAAGGTTTCTTAAATAAAAAAAACTTTGGTCTTGGTAAAAATGGCAAACAGTTCGATGGTTCCTACTGGTCGGATATTTACGGGAATGGACTGGACGTAGATGGATCTTATAATGCCAAACAACATGCCGAATATTTAAAAGCACTTTTTCAACTCATGGAGATTCCTGTTTACAAAATGGCAGATTTTGGTTTTGGAAAGGCCATTTTACTTCGAGAGATGGTAAAAACTTTTTCTCCCGTGAAAGTGTATGCAGTGGATGCCTCCAAAGAAGCCTATGAAGATTTGAAAAAAAAAGACTGGGTCAAACGTTCTGACAAATTTCATCTCTACCATGAATCCCTAGAAACATTCAAACTTCCCAAATTAGAAAAAGAACCGGTAGAACTTGGGATTTGTAATTCAGTCATCCAATACCTTCCCGATTCCATGATTCCAGGTGTATTAGAAAAAATGGCAAAGTATTGTAATTATTTATATTTCACTGTTCCAACAAACGAAGACTATGCGGTCATGAAAGAAGAAATGAGTTTTTCTGATCCTTATGCCTTTAGTAGATCCAAAAAAAAATACCAAAAGTGGATATCTAGGGATTTCGAAATTGTCGGATACAATCTTTTGCAAAGCAAATGGTTAGGGGAAAAAGGATTTAAAGAAGATTTCTTTAGGATATAG
- a CDS encoding DoxX family protein — MSDKTKKIAYWFFTLWLSLGMVSTAIVQLIKLPEEVEKINALGYPTYFLTLLGIWKLLGVIAVLVPKFVLLKEWAYAGFFFAMSGAAISHIVCGHGFGEIFPSVLLLVLTTISWYLRPENRRTKP, encoded by the coding sequence ATGTCAGATAAAACAAAAAAAATAGCCTATTGGTTTTTTACCCTTTGGTTGTCACTCGGAATGGTATCGACTGCCATCGTACAATTAATCAAACTACCAGAAGAAGTAGAAAAAATCAATGCATTAGGGTATCCTACTTATTTTCTAACATTACTTGGGATTTGGAAACTACTAGGAGTCATTGCAGTCCTTGTACCAAAGTTTGTATTACTCAAAGAATGGGCGTATGCGGGTTTTTTCTTTGCTATGTCTGGGGCTGCCATTTCTCATATTGTTTGCGGACACGGATTCGGTGAAATTTTTCCATCCGTCCTTCTCCTTGTACTCACGACAATCTCTTGGTACTTACGACCAGAAAATCGCAGAACAAAACCTTAA
- a CDS encoding type II toxin-antitoxin system Phd/YefM family antitoxin → MEYNIHDAKSSLSKLIVQALEGKEVVISKAGKPVVKLVRITSDKKNKREIGIYQGKTKISKEFFEPLPNEEISGFLS, encoded by the coding sequence ATGGAATATAACATTCATGACGCTAAATCCAGTCTCTCGAAACTCATTGTGCAGGCTCTAGAAGGAAAGGAAGTGGTGATCTCCAAAGCGGGAAAACCAGTTGTGAAGTTAGTGAGAATTACTTCTGATAAAAAGAATAAACGAGAGATAGGAATCTACCAAGGGAAAACAAAAATCTCAAAAGAATTTTTTGAACCTCTTCCCAATGAGGAAATCTCAGGCTTTTTGTCTTGA
- a CDS encoding YdeI/OmpD-associated family protein, translating to MKQTNPKAKKIDYYFQELKSWKKEFEILRSIAMGSKLVEEIKWGQPCYTLNGQNIFLIHGFKDYCAILFFKGALLKDPKNILIQQTKNVQSARQIRFQNVSEIKKLKTIIKSYIKEALQIEESGKKVKMKKTTEFEVVEEFLRRMEQNPKLQTAFESLTPGRQRAYLLHFSGAKKSETREERISKQEKNILNGKGLND from the coding sequence ATGAAACAAACAAATCCTAAAGCTAAGAAAATTGATTACTATTTCCAAGAACTTAAATCTTGGAAAAAGGAGTTTGAAATTTTACGTTCGATTGCCATGGGAAGTAAACTGGTCGAAGAAATCAAGTGGGGACAACCATGTTATACTCTTAATGGACAAAATATATTTCTAATCCATGGATTCAAAGATTACTGTGCAATTTTATTTTTTAAAGGGGCCTTACTCAAAGATCCGAAAAATATACTCATCCAACAAACCAAAAATGTACAATCGGCAAGGCAAATCCGATTCCAAAATGTCTCTGAAATCAAAAAATTAAAAACCATCATTAAGTCTTATATCAAAGAAGCCCTGCAAATTGAAGAATCAGGGAAAAAAGTTAAGATGAAAAAAACAACAGAGTTTGAGGTCGTGGAAGAATTTTTAAGACGGATGGAACAAAACCCAAAGTTACAAACTGCATTTGAATCCTTAACTCCCGGCAGACAACGTGCCTACCTTCTCCACTTTTCTGGAGCTAAAAAATCAGAAACAAGAGAAGAAAGAATCTCAAAACAGGAAAAAAATATTCTAAATGGAAAAGGTCTAAATGACTAA
- a CDS encoding ArsR/SmtB family transcription factor, whose product MDLRRDVFQAIADPTRRAILLLVATQSMTAGAIASQFDTKRPTVSKHLQILTECELLKKEPNGREMYYHLNPNKMKEIANFIEPFQKLWDDRFNKLESVMKNYQKKSKS is encoded by the coding sequence ATGGATTTACGAAGAGATGTATTTCAGGCAATTGCAGATCCCACAAGAAGGGCCATCCTCCTCCTTGTGGCCACCCAGTCCATGACCGCGGGAGCCATAGCTTCTCAGTTTGACACCAAAAGACCCACCGTTTCGAAACACTTACAAATTTTAACTGAATGTGAATTATTAAAAAAAGAACCTAACGGTCGAGAGATGTATTACCATCTAAACCCAAATAAAATGAAAGAGATAGCAAACTTCATAGAACCCTTTCAAAAACTTTGGGACGACCGGTTTAACAAATTGGAATCGGTAATGAAAAATTACCAAAAAAAATCAAAATCCTGA
- a CDS encoding SRPBCC family protein, giving the protein MELKTKVIAEDGKQELTIEREFDLPADLVFKAHTIPELIEQWMGNKVLKFEAKNHGSWIYEVKNPEGVVMFRANGVLLNLIENESFVRTFEMENTGFPVQLEFFTFQKISDQKSKLTMQIIYKSVEQRDQILKMPFAQGINMAHNRLEEILHKKV; this is encoded by the coding sequence ATGGAATTAAAAACAAAAGTTATTGCAGAAGACGGTAAACAAGAACTAACGATAGAACGCGAATTTGATTTACCTGCCGATTTAGTTTTCAAAGCGCACACAATACCAGAACTCATCGAACAATGGATGGGAAACAAAGTCCTTAAGTTTGAAGCAAAAAACCATGGAAGTTGGATCTATGAAGTCAAAAACCCAGAAGGTGTTGTGATGTTTCGGGCCAATGGAGTTTTACTGAACTTAATTGAAAATGAAAGTTTTGTCCGCACCTTTGAAATGGAAAATACTGGATTTCCCGTCCAACTGGAGTTTTTTACATTCCAAAAAATATCTGATCAAAAAAGTAAACTGACCATGCAGATCATCTACAAGTCAGTCGAACAAAGAGATCAAATTTTAAAAATGCCATTTGCACAAGGAATCAACATGGCTCACAACCGATTGGAAGAAATCCTTCATAAAAAAGTTTGA
- the pnuC gene encoding nicotinamide riboside transporter PnuC, with amino-acid sequence MTDFFLYGSIEFPLFSVFGYTISLIEFLGTSSGLVCVYLASRNHILTWPIGIFNSICFFFLFFQIQLYSDMLLQIYFFGSSIYGWYVWRKRTGAYIKIQSLGKIKNLVLVFVILCGTYFLGETTSRLPLWFPQVFVKPPEFLYWDAFTTVASIIANFLLAQRKLESWFLWVFVDVVCITIYSLKEIPFVTLEYIVFLLIAFYGCYHWYKEYKLHSNGNQ; translated from the coding sequence ATGACAGATTTTTTTTTATACGGCTCGATTGAATTTCCTCTTTTTTCTGTCTTCGGTTATACCATTAGTTTGATTGAATTCCTTGGCACAAGTTCGGGTCTTGTTTGTGTTTATTTAGCTTCGAGAAATCATATTCTCACCTGGCCGATTGGGATTTTCAACTCCATCTGTTTTTTCTTTTTGTTTTTCCAAATCCAGCTCTATTCAGATATGTTATTACAAATTTATTTTTTTGGATCAAGTATTTATGGTTGGTATGTTTGGAGAAAAAGAACTGGTGCTTATATAAAAATCCAATCTTTGGGAAAAATAAAAAACTTGGTTCTCGTTTTTGTGATTCTTTGCGGTACTTATTTTTTGGGAGAAACTACCAGTCGATTGCCATTGTGGTTCCCTCAGGTTTTTGTTAAACCACCTGAGTTTTTGTATTGGGATGCATTTACCACTGTGGCAAGTATCATTGCCAATTTTTTACTCGCACAAAGAAAGTTGGAATCTTGGTTTTTATGGGTGTTTGTCGACGTTGTTTGTATTACCATCTATTCTTTAAAGGAAATTCCTTTTGTGACCCTGGAATACATTGTGTTTTTGCTGATTGCCTTTTATGGATGTTACCATTGGTATAAAGAATACAAACTCCATTCCAATGGTAACCAGTGA